The following are encoded together in the Pedobacter steynii genome:
- a CDS encoding glycerophosphodiester phosphodiesterase: MTHSILAITMMAIFSTTGLKDQTMESTSSWNKNKVIAHRGAWKKKGLPENSIASLNEAVRLGCYGSEFDVHMTSDSILVVNHDPEFLGMSIAGATYSQLLEKKMSNGEQIPTLEAYLKEGMKQKKTKLILELKPSKISTERDLQMTKRSVDLVKKLNAVNWVDYISFSYDILKEILVLQPKANVAYLNGDASLEKMKQDGFYGADYHFSVYKKGDWFAKSKEIGLTLNAWTVNTVEEMNWLLDNDVEFITTNEPELLFETIKARK, encoded by the coding sequence ATGACACATTCTATTTTGGCGATTACAATGATGGCCATATTTTCTACCACCGGATTAAAAGATCAAACTATGGAAAGTACTTCTTCCTGGAATAAAAATAAGGTAATCGCACATCGCGGAGCCTGGAAAAAGAAAGGCCTGCCGGAAAATTCTATCGCCTCACTTAATGAGGCTGTCAGACTGGGCTGCTATGGGTCGGAGTTTGATGTACACATGACTTCAGATAGCATTCTTGTCGTCAATCATGATCCGGAATTTCTGGGAATGTCTATCGCAGGCGCTACTTATAGTCAGCTATTGGAGAAAAAAATGTCCAACGGAGAACAGATTCCTACCCTGGAGGCTTATTTAAAAGAAGGGATGAAACAAAAGAAGACCAAGTTGATCCTCGAGTTGAAGCCTTCTAAAATCAGTACTGAACGAGATTTACAAATGACAAAACGAAGTGTAGATCTGGTTAAAAAGCTGAATGCTGTTAATTGGGTGGATTATATCAGCTTTAGCTATGACATCCTGAAAGAAATTCTGGTTTTACAGCCTAAAGCCAATGTCGCTTATCTAAATGGCGATGCTTCCCTTGAAAAAATGAAACAGGATGGGTTTTATGGAGCGGACTATCACTTTTCGGTATATAAAAAGGGCGATTGGTTTGCGAAGTCAAAAGAAATTGGATTAACACTCAATGCCTGGACAGTGAACACAGTAGAGGAGATGAATTGGCTCCTGGACAATGACGTGGAATTTATTACTACCAATGAACCGGAGTTGTTATTTGAGACGATTAAGGCCAGAAAATAA
- a CDS encoding cold-shock protein — MQEGTVKFFNVTKGFGFIIPANGDSEIFVHSTGLIDEIRENDKVEYDVESGKKGLNAINVKVI; from the coding sequence ATGCAAGAAGGAACAGTAAAATTTTTTAATGTAACTAAAGGTTTCGGATTCATCATTCCAGCTAACGGAGATAGCGAAATTTTTGTACATTCAACAGGCCTTATCGATGAAATTCGTGAAAACGACAAAGTTGAATACGATGTTGAAAGCGGTAAAAAAGGGTTGAATGCGATTAATGTTAAAGTAATCTAG
- a CDS encoding aspartyl protease family protein, protein MKPLTSAIKLTCLKFLVAIMAFLLTLEAGYTQTFQFSGTRQKDAINFLLIKNLIIIPVYINERGPFNFILDTGVGPMIISDPALTDSLKLKDLRVIKIAGLGKGNEIEAFVSRSISARVGKSSIDQIPTAILKEDLFRLSGYVGMPIHGLLGYHFFKSFIVDVKYSSKRLVFFLPDLNRKIKGERIPLEMINDKPYAIVNIESSELGNIPIKVLIDNGASHAISLEILNEKPFPVPSASIPANLGMGLGGPISGNIGRTSTLKIGEFSLKKVLTSFPKYDEVAGKILLKDRNGNLGADVLSRFDIVFDYGDNSMYLRRNSNFKRPFEHDMAGMEVYADGPDIDHYFISRIEPNSPAELSGLEPEDEIVYINFVPATGFTLTEVNRILRAGDGKSVIITVLRQGQLHIKLLKLKQRI, encoded by the coding sequence ATGAAACCTCTGACGAGCGCTATAAAATTGACCTGCCTAAAGTTCCTGGTCGCCATAATGGCTTTTCTGCTTACGCTGGAGGCTGGTTATACCCAGACTTTCCAGTTCAGTGGTACCCGTCAGAAAGATGCAATTAACTTTTTGCTGATCAAAAATCTGATCATTATTCCCGTTTATATTAATGAAAGAGGGCCTTTTAACTTTATACTAGATACTGGCGTAGGCCCAATGATCATATCCGATCCAGCCCTGACAGACAGCCTGAAGCTAAAAGATTTGCGCGTCATAAAAATAGCCGGATTAGGCAAAGGCAATGAAATTGAAGCTTTTGTTTCCAGAAGTATTTCTGCAAGAGTTGGTAAGTCTTCTATTGATCAGATTCCTACAGCAATTCTGAAAGAAGACCTGTTCAGGTTATCGGGTTATGTAGGCATGCCCATTCATGGTTTATTGGGCTATCATTTTTTTAAAAGTTTTATTGTAGACGTTAAGTACTCCTCTAAAAGATTGGTTTTCTTTCTGCCTGATCTAAACAGAAAGATCAAAGGCGAACGTATACCCCTGGAGATGATCAACGATAAACCTTATGCCATTGTCAATATTGAATCTTCGGAGCTTGGAAATATCCCCATTAAAGTACTGATCGACAATGGTGCCAGTCATGCCATTTCTCTGGAAATCCTCAATGAAAAGCCATTTCCAGTGCCTTCCGCTTCGATTCCGGCAAACCTGGGAATGGGGCTTGGGGGGCCGATCAGTGGAAATATAGGACGTACCTCTACACTGAAAATCGGAGAATTCAGCTTAAAAAAAGTGCTGACTTCCTTTCCGAAGTATGATGAAGTAGCCGGAAAAATCCTCCTTAAAGACCGGAACGGAAATCTGGGAGCGGATGTACTCAGCCGGTTCGACATTGTTTTTGACTACGGCGACAACAGCATGTATTTAAGGCGAAACAGCAATTTTAAACGCCCTTTTGAACATGACATGGCCGGAATGGAGGTTTATGCAGACGGACCCGATATTGATCATTATTTCATTAGCCGGATTGAGCCGAATTCCCCGGCGGAGCTTAGCGGCCTGGAGCCGGAAGATGAAATTGTTTATATTAATTTTGTCCCTGCAACCGGCTTTACCCTGACCGAAGTAAACAGAATCCTAAGGGCCGGAGATGGAAAAAGTGTGATTATCACCGTATTGAGACAGGGCCAGCTCCATATTAAACTGTTAAAACTTAAACAAAGAATATAA
- a CDS encoding D-alanyl-D-alanine carboxypeptidase, producing the protein MDMVKDKNKIYIFNKGGIFLFLLSCSLLFGACSLERRLSSNLDQNFKRSKILNGHHVGFVLFDPVERKTVFEKDANKYFVPASNVKLLTFLTTLKMLGDSVPSLRYIERNDSLIFWGTGDPSFLQSRMKEGHAFDFLKATNRKLFFAPGRYIGPPYGQGWSWDDYNDYYQAEINELPVMDNLIHVKAENGKLQIRPGAFLDCFVIDSVARVKPFNVRRNVTENVFSYPLMSIPDGFSQEIPYKLSVATTLTLLSDTLHKPVGLVRMNMPEDAKTCYNVRTDSLLKEMLQPSDNFIAEQLLLVCSNQLGSDLSTEKTIKQMLRTHLSGLPDSVAWVDGSGLSRMNLLTPRDITTVLDLIYKEINDERRLFSLLPAGGKSGTLKNAYPKTENPYVFGKTGTLSNIHNQSGYVLTKKGKLYIYSFMNNNFVHQTTTIRNEIGRIIREVHEKF; encoded by the coding sequence ATGGATATGGTTAAGGATAAAAACAAAATTTATATTTTTAATAAAGGAGGGATTTTTCTTTTTTTGCTGAGCTGCAGTCTTTTATTCGGGGCTTGTTCCCTGGAAAGACGTTTGTCCTCCAACCTCGACCAGAATTTTAAACGATCAAAAATTCTGAATGGACACCATGTTGGCTTTGTTTTATTTGATCCGGTTGAGAGAAAAACGGTCTTTGAGAAAGATGCTAACAAATACTTCGTTCCTGCTTCAAATGTAAAGCTGCTTACCTTTCTCACGACTCTGAAAATGTTGGGAGACTCTGTTCCTTCTCTTCGTTATATCGAAAGAAATGATTCTTTGATCTTCTGGGGAACCGGCGATCCATCTTTTTTACAAAGCCGGATGAAAGAGGGGCATGCATTTGATTTTTTAAAGGCTACAAATCGTAAACTTTTCTTTGCGCCAGGGAGATATATAGGTCCTCCGTATGGACAAGGATGGTCCTGGGATGATTATAACGACTATTATCAGGCCGAAATCAATGAATTACCCGTTATGGACAACCTGATCCATGTTAAAGCCGAAAATGGAAAGTTGCAAATCCGGCCGGGCGCATTTCTGGACTGTTTTGTCATAGATAGTGTTGCGAGGGTAAAGCCGTTTAATGTGAGGCGCAATGTCACAGAAAATGTATTTAGCTATCCCTTAATGAGTATTCCGGATGGCTTTTCACAGGAAATCCCATATAAACTGAGTGTAGCAACCACCTTAACACTGCTTTCTGATACCTTACATAAGCCTGTTGGCCTGGTTCGAATGAACATGCCGGAAGATGCTAAAACATGCTATAATGTCAGAACGGATAGCCTGTTGAAAGAGATGTTACAGCCTAGTGATAACTTTATTGCCGAACAACTTTTATTGGTCTGCTCCAATCAGCTGGGAAGCGATCTTAGTACGGAAAAGACCATTAAGCAAATGCTGAGGACTCATTTGTCGGGCTTGCCCGATTCCGTGGCATGGGTGGATGGTTCTGGGCTATCCAGAATGAACCTGCTTACACCCAGAGACATTACTACAGTCTTAGATTTGATTTATAAAGAAATCAATGATGAGCGGCGGCTTTTTAGTCTGTTACCAGCCGGAGGAAAATCGGGAACTTTAAAGAATGCTTATCCAAAAACCGAAAATCCATATGTCTTTGGGAAAACAGGAACATTGTCCAATATTCACAATCAAAGTGGGTATGTGTTGACTAAAAAAGGAAAGCTATACATTTACTCCTTTATGAATAACAATTTTGTGCACCAGACAACTACCATCAGAAATGAGATAGGAAGGATTATAAGGGAGGTACATGAAAAATTTTAA
- a CDS encoding aminotransferase class I/II-fold pyridoxal phosphate-dependent enzyme, with amino-acid sequence MKNFNLKMPFSAHISEGGQQYLYFGGTAYLGIPQHPEFLNFYLEGIHKFGLNNGTSRTNNIQLGIYNEAESYAAKQFGADAALITSSGYLAAQLLVRYFSSSGEVLYAPQTHPSLWSGQKPVETGNFADWARESLTKINNSDQEDWVLISNALNNLFPEGYDFSFIKEIHPGKKVILIVDDSHGIGVLDGGRGIFNQIPKMDQTEVVVVASMAKALGIDAGIILGTEKTIKKLKTSNEFLGASPPAAAGLFAFMQAGEIYKREQEKLIALTAYLASQIPSEWKHIAGFPVFYHPDGKTFERLMKKNILISSFPYPDPNSWPVNRVVLSSWHTKKNINQLILSI; translated from the coding sequence ATGAAAAATTTTAACTTGAAAATGCCTTTTTCTGCTCATATTTCGGAGGGAGGACAGCAATATTTGTATTTCGGAGGAACGGCTTACCTTGGGATTCCACAACATCCTGAGTTCTTAAATTTTTACCTGGAAGGGATACATAAATTCGGATTGAATAATGGAACCAGCAGGACTAATAACATTCAGCTGGGGATATACAATGAAGCGGAAAGCTATGCCGCGAAGCAATTTGGTGCTGATGCGGCGCTGATTACTTCAAGTGGTTATCTTGCTGCTCAGTTGCTGGTCAGGTATTTTTCTTCCTCGGGAGAGGTTCTGTATGCACCTCAGACACATCCTTCTCTTTGGTCTGGACAGAAACCGGTTGAAACAGGGAATTTTGCCGACTGGGCAAGGGAGAGCCTGACAAAAATCAATAACAGTGATCAGGAGGACTGGGTATTGATCAGTAATGCTTTAAATAATCTTTTTCCGGAAGGGTATGACTTTTCATTCATCAAAGAAATTCATCCCGGAAAGAAAGTTATTTTAATCGTTGATGATTCCCATGGAATTGGCGTTTTGGATGGAGGACGGGGTATCTTTAACCAGATTCCAAAGATGGATCAGACAGAGGTCGTGGTTGTCGCCTCTATGGCTAAGGCTCTTGGTATAGATGCCGGGATTATTCTGGGGACCGAAAAAACAATTAAGAAGTTAAAAACCAGCAATGAGTTCTTGGGTGCATCACCTCCGGCGGCGGCAGGTTTATTTGCATTTATGCAGGCAGGAGAAATCTATAAAAGAGAACAGGAGAAACTGATTGCGCTAACTGCTTATCTGGCTTCACAGATTCCTTCAGAATGGAAACATATAGCCGGATTTCCTGTTTTTTATCATCCTGATGGAAAAACATTTGAACGGCTAATGAAGAAGAATATACTGATTTCGTCCTTTCCTTATCCCGATCCAAATAGCTGGCCGGTTAACAGAGTCGTATTGAGCAGCTGGCATACTAAAAAAAATATTAATCAGTTAATCTTATCAATATGA
- a CDS encoding SixA phosphatase family protein, which produces MKRVLFVFLIFCAIQSLQAQQTTRIWIVRHGEKNLEDPKEKDPELTLKGKERALALVKYLRGKKVSALFSTDYKRTRETLTPLATRMKLPIQLYNSKDNKALADTILNNYKGKNVVICGHSNRILDIIASFGGSTSVKEISEEEYSYIFFLEIKGEQVIVKDRHYGKL; this is translated from the coding sequence ATGAAGCGTGTTTTATTTGTTTTTTTGATCTTTTGTGCCATACAAAGCTTACAGGCACAGCAAACTACCAGAATCTGGATTGTAAGGCACGGAGAAAAGAACCTGGAGGATCCAAAAGAGAAAGATCCTGAGCTAACTCTCAAAGGTAAGGAACGTGCATTGGCACTGGTAAAATACCTTAGAGGAAAGAAGGTGAGTGCGTTATTTAGCACGGATTACAAAAGGACCAGAGAGACACTGACCCCACTGGCAACGCGAATGAAATTGCCCATACAGTTATACAATTCAAAAGATAACAAGGCGTTGGCAGATACGATCTTAAACAATTACAAGGGCAAGAACGTGGTAATTTGCGGGCATTCAAATAGAATTCTGGATATTATTGCTTCGTTTGGTGGTTCAACGTCTGTAAAAGAGATTTCTGAAGAAGAATATAGTTACATTTTTTTTCTGGAAATTAAGGGAGAGCAGGTCATTGTAAAAGACCGGCATTATGGTAAGTTATAG
- a CDS encoding M15 family metallopeptidase has protein sequence MIKFFFLVFLSFSFSPLCAQHKKKPQPTIKVISDYQHYLNSCKENPRNKLIELNKEIPDLILDIRYATTNNFMKLAVYKQARAFARKPVAEQLQHIQKELRKKGYGLKIYDSYRPYAATKTLYIKASDKNFVANPREGSRHNRGCAVDLSLIYLKTGKDVPMPTPYDSFSPKASATYPDLPANIKKNRDLLINVMESHGFKVLHNEWWHFDFKGWKNYALMDIPFEKL, from the coding sequence ATGATAAAATTCTTTTTTCTCGTTTTTCTGAGTTTCAGCTTTTCCCCTCTTTGCGCACAACATAAAAAAAAACCGCAGCCGACGATAAAAGTAATCAGTGACTACCAACACTACCTCAACTCCTGTAAAGAAAATCCCCGAAATAAACTGATCGAGCTTAACAAGGAAATACCGGATCTTATTTTAGACATCAGGTATGCGACCACGAATAATTTCATGAAGCTGGCCGTTTATAAGCAGGCAAGGGCTTTTGCCAGAAAACCAGTTGCTGAGCAGTTACAGCACATACAAAAGGAGCTCCGGAAAAAGGGCTATGGGCTAAAGATTTACGATAGTTATCGTCCTTATGCAGCAACCAAGACCTTATATATTAAAGCTTCGGATAAAAATTTCGTTGCCAATCCAAGAGAAGGGTCCAGACACAACAGAGGCTGTGCAGTAGACCTTAGCCTCATTTATCTGAAAACAGGAAAAGATGTTCCCATGCCAACTCCTTACGACAGCTTTTCTCCTAAAGCCTCAGCCACTTACCCTGATCTTCCTGCCAACATTAAAAAAAACAGAGACCTGCTGATCAACGTAATGGAAAGTCATGGATTTAAAGTACTTCATAACGAATGGTGGCACTTCGATTTTAAGGGTTGGAAAAACTATGCCCTCATGGACATTCCTTTCGAAAAACTATAA
- a CDS encoding alanine dehydrogenase has translation MATGLREGMASIAQKGLIQPKETLSETNKKNNSLYIGIPKEISFQENRIALTPLSVALLINNGHRVIIESGAGVGANFSDNDYSEQGARISFHKKEIFEADILVKIAPPTLEEIAMMHKGQTLISALQMGGLKENYLKALLNKKINALCFENLRDEGGILSVVRAMSEIVGATSIFIAAEYLSTATGGKGLMLGGFTGVPPTEIVILGAGTVGEYAARTALSLGAEVKVFDSSIYRLRRLQNNLGSRVFTSVMQPIVLGKAITTCDVVIGAIRATHGRSPCIVMEETVSRMKPNSVVIDVSIDQGGCFETSEVTNHSNPVFRKHEVIHYCVPNIASRVPRTASYALTNIFAPILLDIGDMGGLMGVVWSKPGIREALYIYQGHLTNKDLANMFNLPYKDIELLVVSNQ, from the coding sequence ATGGCTACAGGATTACGTGAAGGAATGGCCTCTATTGCTCAAAAAGGGCTAATACAGCCTAAAGAGACATTGTCAGAAACAAATAAAAAAAACAACAGTCTGTATATTGGCATTCCGAAAGAGATTTCCTTTCAGGAGAACAGAATTGCATTAACCCCTTTGTCTGTTGCCTTACTGATCAACAATGGTCATCGGGTGATTATTGAAAGCGGTGCCGGCGTCGGTGCTAATTTTTCCGATAATGACTACAGTGAACAGGGTGCCAGGATTTCCTTTCATAAAAAGGAAATTTTCGAAGCTGATATCCTGGTAAAAATTGCCCCCCCTACTTTGGAGGAAATTGCGATGATGCACAAAGGGCAAACACTGATCTCCGCGCTTCAAATGGGGGGTCTGAAAGAAAATTACCTCAAAGCGCTGCTGAATAAAAAAATCAATGCCCTGTGTTTCGAAAACCTTCGCGATGAGGGGGGAATTTTGAGTGTTGTCCGGGCAATGAGTGAAATTGTCGGTGCAACGTCAATTTTTATTGCAGCAGAATACTTAAGCACCGCCACCGGAGGAAAGGGCCTGATGCTTGGTGGCTTCACCGGAGTACCTCCAACCGAAATTGTCATTTTAGGCGCCGGAACGGTCGGAGAATACGCCGCGCGTACGGCATTATCTCTGGGTGCGGAAGTAAAAGTGTTCGATAGCTCTATCTATCGCCTTAGAAGGCTCCAAAACAACTTAGGAAGCAGGGTCTTCACTTCCGTAATGCAACCTATCGTTTTAGGTAAGGCAATTACGACTTGCGATGTAGTGATTGGTGCAATTCGAGCAACTCATGGCCGAAGTCCATGCATTGTTATGGAAGAAACTGTTTCCAGGATGAAACCCAACTCCGTCGTGATCGACGTCAGCATTGATCAGGGTGGATGCTTCGAAACCTCAGAAGTAACCAATCACAGTAATCCTGTTTTCAGAAAACATGAGGTCATCCATTATTGTGTTCCGAACATTGCGTCGAGGGTTCCCCGAACTGCATCATATGCCTTGACTAATATTTTTGCTCCTATCTTACTGGACATTGGAGATATGGGTGGACTAATGGGTGTGGTCTGGAGCAAACCCGGGATCAGAGAAGCATTGTACATCTATCAGGGGCATCTGACCAATAAGGATCTGGCCAACATGTTTAACCTTCCCTATAAGGATATTGAACTTCTGGTTGTTTCTAATCAATAA
- the tsaE gene encoding tRNA (adenosine(37)-N6)-threonylcarbamoyltransferase complex ATPase subunit type 1 TsaE encodes MKIEVNHLADLDQAAIDVLAFAADERIFIFEGEMGAGKTTFIKVLARALGVTEVVSSPTFSIVNEYEGKERNIYHFDFYRIKNLQEAYDIGYEEYFYSDHICLIEWPERVQELLPDHYLKIEITVSGENERLLSISKI; translated from the coding sequence ATGAAAATTGAGGTTAATCATTTAGCAGACCTGGATCAGGCCGCTATAGATGTGCTGGCATTTGCCGCAGACGAGCGCATCTTTATCTTTGAAGGAGAGATGGGTGCCGGAAAAACCACCTTTATCAAGGTTCTGGCCAGAGCGTTGGGGGTAACAGAAGTCGTATCCAGTCCTACTTTTTCTATTGTTAATGAATATGAAGGAAAAGAAAGAAACATTTATCATTTTGACTTTTACAGAATCAAGAACCTTCAGGAAGCCTATGATATCGGCTATGAAGAGTATTTCTATTCAGACCATATCTGCCTGATAGAATGGCCGGAAAGAGTCCAGGAACTTCTGCCTGATCATTATCTGAAAATAGAAATTACAGTTTCAGGTGAAAATGAAAGACTACTGTCAATTTCTAAAATATAA
- a CDS encoding bifunctional response regulator/alkaline phosphatase family protein, translating into MQETKILWADDEINLLKPHILLLNEKGYHVTTFTNGNDALEAFGKEHFDLVFLDENMPGLTGLETLTAIKNIRNDVPVVLITKSEEENLMEDAIGSKIDDYLIKPVNPKQVLLTIKKIIDNKRLVSEKTSMAYQQDFRRLGMTLNDKLSYEEWVEVYKKLVFWELELEKLDDSQMHEILTMQKSEANAQFSKFIEDHYLGWVNGKGKAPLLSNELLKKKAFPLINGNNTPVFFILIDNLRYDQWRIINPLITEHFRLDEEDTYSSILPTATQYARNAIFSGLMPLEMEKRFPGLWQNDDDEGGKNMHESAFLADQIKRSLRKDCKFSYNKILTYDDGKALNDQINNLLQNDFNAIVYNFVDMLSHARTDMQMIRELANDDAAYRSLTLSWFEHSPLMELLKKISQKKVKLVITTDHGTIRVKHPSKVIGDRNTNTNLRYKQGRNLNYNAKEVFLIKNPHEAQLPKINISSNYIFAKEDRYFVYQNNYNQFVNYYNETFQHGGISLEEMIIPVATYSSR; encoded by the coding sequence ATGCAGGAAACCAAAATTTTATGGGCCGACGATGAGATTAACTTATTAAAACCACATATATTACTATTAAATGAGAAGGGCTATCATGTGACCACCTTTACAAATGGCAATGATGCACTCGAAGCATTTGGTAAAGAGCATTTTGACCTGGTATTTCTAGATGAAAACATGCCCGGATTAACAGGCCTGGAAACCCTTACGGCAATCAAAAATATCCGCAATGACGTTCCGGTTGTCCTGATTACCAAAAGTGAAGAAGAAAATTTAATGGAAGATGCGATCGGCTCTAAAATTGATGATTATCTGATCAAACCGGTAAACCCAAAACAGGTATTGCTGACTATTAAAAAGATCATTGACAATAAGCGTTTGGTCAGCGAAAAGACATCTATGGCCTACCAGCAGGATTTTCGTCGTCTGGGAATGACGCTAAACGACAAACTGAGTTATGAGGAATGGGTAGAGGTTTATAAAAAGCTTGTTTTTTGGGAGCTGGAACTGGAAAAATTAGATGATTCCCAAATGCACGAAATCCTCACCATGCAGAAATCAGAAGCCAACGCACAATTTTCCAAATTTATCGAAGACCATTATCTGGGCTGGGTAAATGGAAAAGGGAAAGCACCTCTGCTTTCCAACGAGCTCCTGAAGAAAAAAGCCTTCCCTTTAATCAATGGGAACAACACTCCGGTATTTTTTATCCTGATTGACAATTTGAGATATGACCAGTGGCGTATCATAAACCCATTAATCACCGAACATTTTCGCTTAGATGAAGAAGACACTTATTCCAGTATTCTTCCTACTGCCACGCAATACGCAAGAAATGCCATATTTTCCGGGTTAATGCCTTTGGAAATGGAGAAACGCTTCCCGGGACTATGGCAGAATGATGATGATGAGGGTGGAAAAAACATGCATGAGAGCGCCTTTTTGGCAGATCAGATAAAAAGAAGCCTGCGTAAGGACTGTAAATTCAGTTACAATAAAATCCTGACCTATGATGATGGCAAAGCGCTGAATGATCAGATCAATAATTTGCTCCAGAATGACTTTAATGCGATCGTATATAACTTTGTCGATATGCTTTCTCATGCCAGAACAGATATGCAAATGATTCGCGAACTTGCAAATGATGATGCCGCTTACCGTTCTTTAACTCTTTCCTGGTTTGAACACTCTCCACTAATGGAGTTACTGAAAAAGATTTCACAGAAAAAAGTAAAATTAGTCATCACAACGGATCACGGAACAATCCGGGTAAAACATCCGAGCAAAGTTATCGGAGACCGGAATACCAATACCAATTTAAGGTATAAACAAGGCCGGAATCTTAACTATAACGCCAAAGAGGTGTTCTTAATTAAAAATCCACATGAAGCTCAACTACCGAAGATTAATATCAGTTCGAACTATATCTTTGCAAAAGAAGACCGTTATTTTGTGTATCAGAACAACTATAATCAGTTCGTAAACTACTATAACGAAACCTTCCAGCATGGGGGCATCTCCTTGGAAGAGATGATCATTCCGGTGGCAACTTACAGCTCGAGATAA
- a CDS encoding HD domain-containing protein, translating into MNKKKIINDPVYGFINIPSELVFDLISHPYFQRLRYIKQLGMTHLVYPGALHTRFHHALGAMHLMSLAIEVLRSKGHLISKEEEEAATIAILLHDIGHGPFSHALEHTLVNGIKHEDISMLLMEKLNVEFGGRLTDAINIFKGDYPKKFLPQLVSGQLDLDRMDYLNRDSFFTGVSEGVISFDRIIKMFNVLDDQLVIEEKGIYSIENFLIARRLMYWQVYLHKTVVAGEYLLVKILERAKELSGLGTVLFATPALQHFLKNEVKEEEFFSSEIHLAQFSKLDDQDIFASVKVWADHEDRILAQLCQMFIRRNLYKVEISSEAPDPGRLARIRENTADLMNLNAQEVCYFVFTDVIENRAYNAGSGNINILMKNNTIIDIAKASDLSNLESLDKTVTKHILCYPRII; encoded by the coding sequence TTGAACAAAAAGAAAATCATAAATGATCCCGTATATGGCTTCATTAATATCCCCTCTGAATTAGTATTTGATCTGATTTCACATCCCTATTTTCAGCGGTTAAGATATATAAAGCAACTGGGCATGACCCATCTGGTGTATCCGGGAGCGTTACACACCAGGTTTCATCATGCCCTGGGTGCAATGCATTTGATGAGTCTGGCCATAGAAGTCCTTAGAAGTAAAGGTCATCTGATTAGTAAGGAAGAAGAGGAGGCTGCTACTATTGCCATTCTTTTGCATGACATCGGACATGGTCCGTTTTCCCATGCATTAGAGCACACACTTGTGAATGGGATTAAGCATGAAGATATTTCCATGCTGTTGATGGAGAAGCTGAATGTCGAGTTTGGCGGGAGGCTGACAGATGCCATAAATATTTTTAAAGGGGATTATCCTAAAAAATTTCTTCCACAACTCGTCTCCGGGCAGCTGGATCTGGATCGTATGGACTACCTGAACAGAGATAGTTTTTTTACAGGGGTAAGTGAAGGGGTGATCAGTTTTGACCGGATTATTAAAATGTTTAATGTCCTGGATGATCAGCTGGTGATTGAAGAAAAGGGGATTTATTCTATTGAAAATTTCCTGATTGCCAGAAGACTGATGTATTGGCAGGTTTATCTGCATAAAACTGTGGTTGCAGGAGAGTACCTTCTGGTTAAAATACTGGAGCGGGCTAAGGAGCTTTCCGGCCTTGGAACCGTTCTTTTTGCAACTCCGGCTCTTCAGCATTTCCTGAAAAATGAGGTAAAAGAGGAAGAGTTCTTCAGTTCAGAAATCCATCTGGCGCAATTTTCGAAATTGGATGATCAGGATATTTTTGCTTCAGTAAAAGTATGGGCTGATCATGAAGACCGGATATTGGCACAGCTTTGTCAGATGTTTATCCGGAGGAATCTTTATAAAGTAGAGATCAGTTCTGAAGCTCCGGATCCCGGCAGGCTTGCTCGGATAAGAGAAAACACAGCCGATCTGATGAACCTGAATGCGCAGGAGGTTTGTTACTTTGTTTTTACGGATGTCATTGAAAACAGAGCTTACAACGCAGGAAGCGGAAATATTAACATTCTAATGAAAAACAATACCATCATTGATATTGCGAAAGCATCAGATTTATCTAACTTAGAATCCTTAGACAAGACGGTAACCAAACACATACTATGCTATCCCAGAATAATTTAG